In a single window of the Streptomyces sp. CGMCC 4.7035 genome:
- a CDS encoding DUF1707 and FHA domain-containing protein — protein MTSSFEFHTYPARLSDAERDRALKALSDGVALGRLSHDTFIRRMELALVARQPHELAALTADLPAEKRWSRIVFETVEAVSGFTVRLRRAWQAERLPKLLLPSPDNGYPLRIGRDPASGLRLSHETVSRVHAELRHQGGLWVLRDLGSTNGTTVNGRRVIGAAIVRDGDQVGFGTMTFRLATG, from the coding sequence GTGACGTCGTCCTTCGAGTTCCACACGTACCCCGCGCGGCTCTCGGACGCCGAACGCGACCGGGCGCTGAAGGCGCTCAGCGACGGTGTCGCCCTGGGACGTCTGTCGCACGACACGTTCATCCGCCGGATGGAACTGGCGCTGGTCGCCCGTCAGCCCCACGAGCTGGCCGCGCTCACCGCGGACCTGCCCGCCGAGAAGCGGTGGTCCCGGATCGTGTTCGAGACCGTCGAGGCGGTCTCCGGGTTCACCGTGCGGCTGCGCAGGGCCTGGCAGGCCGAGCGGCTGCCCAAGCTGCTGCTGCCGAGCCCGGACAACGGGTACCCCCTGCGGATCGGCCGTGACCCCGCGAGCGGCCTCAGGCTCAGCCACGAGACCGTCTCCCGCGTGCACGCCGAGCTGAGGCACCAGGGCGGTCTGTGGGTGCTGCGCGACCTCGGTTCGACCAACGGGACCACGGTCAACGGCCGCCGCGTGATCGGCGCCGCGATCGTCCGCGACGGGGACCAGGTGGGCTTCGGGACGATGACGTTCCGGCTGGCGACGGGGTAG
- the treZ gene encoding malto-oligosyltrehalose trehalohydrolase, translating into MQFEVWAPQATRVTLHCDEATRALERDPERAGWWTGDAEAGDGTRYGFALDDGPVLPDPCSRRQPDGPDGLSAVVDHGRYAWRAAWSGRGLPGAVLYELHVGTFTREGTLDAAAERLGHLAELGVTHVELMPLCPFPGRHGWGYEGVSLWAVHEPYGGPEALKRFVDRAHELGLGVVLDVVHNHLGPSGNHLPAFGPYFTETHHTPWGAAVNLDAPGSDEVRAYLIGSALAWLRDYRLDGLRLDAVHALRDTRATHFLEELSAAVDALGADVGRPLFLIAESDLGDPRVITPRAEHGLGVHAQWNDDFHHALHTALTGESQGYYEDFARAPFAALTKTLTGGFFHDGTYSTFRGRRHGRPLDRTRVSAHRLLGYAQTHDQVGNRAQGDRLSASLSPGLLACAAAVVLTAPFTPMLFMGEEWAAGTPWQFFTDHTDPELAEAVRRGRRREFAAHGWAEEDVPDPQDPATRERSCLDWSEPVRDPHARVLAWYRKLIALRRDEPDLSDPDLEDVKVAHDEDAGWLAFRRGDVRVAVNLAKETARIPLGIRHARVLAAWEPVGPPDEEGVLSLPGESCVVLTQA; encoded by the coding sequence GTGCAGTTCGAGGTGTGGGCACCGCAGGCCACCCGTGTGACGCTCCACTGCGACGAAGCCACGCGCGCGTTGGAGCGCGATCCGGAGCGCGCGGGATGGTGGACCGGTGACGCGGAGGCCGGGGACGGCACGCGGTACGGGTTCGCGCTGGACGACGGCCCGGTACTGCCCGACCCGTGCTCGCGCCGCCAGCCGGACGGTCCGGACGGGCTGAGCGCGGTGGTCGACCACGGTCGGTACGCGTGGCGTGCCGCGTGGTCGGGCCGGGGGTTGCCGGGCGCGGTGCTGTACGAGCTGCACGTGGGGACGTTCACGCGGGAGGGCACGCTGGACGCGGCCGCCGAACGGCTCGGCCATCTCGCCGAACTGGGCGTCACGCATGTGGAGTTGATGCCGCTGTGCCCGTTCCCCGGGCGGCACGGCTGGGGGTACGAGGGTGTCAGTCTGTGGGCTGTGCACGAGCCGTACGGCGGGCCGGAGGCGCTGAAACGGTTCGTGGACCGGGCGCACGAGCTGGGCCTCGGCGTCGTGCTGGACGTGGTCCACAACCATCTCGGCCCCTCCGGGAACCATCTCCCCGCCTTCGGGCCGTACTTCACCGAGACCCATCACACCCCCTGGGGCGCCGCGGTGAACCTGGACGCGCCGGGCTCGGACGAGGTGCGCGCCTATCTGATCGGCAGCGCGCTGGCCTGGCTGCGCGACTACCGGCTCGACGGGCTGCGCCTGGACGCGGTGCACGCGCTGCGCGACACGCGCGCGACCCACTTCCTGGAGGAACTGTCGGCGGCGGTCGACGCGCTGGGCGCCGACGTGGGCAGGCCGCTCTTCCTGATCGCCGAGTCGGATCTTGGTGACCCTCGGGTCATCACCCCGCGCGCGGAGCACGGACTGGGGGTGCACGCCCAGTGGAACGACGACTTCCATCACGCGCTGCACACCGCGCTGACCGGCGAATCGCAGGGCTACTACGAGGACTTCGCGCGCGCTCCTTTCGCGGCCCTCACGAAGACGTTGACGGGCGGCTTCTTCCACGACGGCACCTACTCGACCTTCCGGGGCCGCCGGCACGGCCGTCCGCTGGACCGCACGCGCGTCTCCGCGCACCGCCTGCTCGGCTACGCCCAGACCCACGACCAGGTGGGCAACCGCGCCCAGGGCGACCGGCTCTCGGCGTCCCTCTCCCCCGGCCTCCTGGCGTGCGCGGCGGCGGTGGTGCTCACCGCCCCGTTCACGCCGATGCTGTTCATGGGCGAGGAGTGGGCGGCGGGCACGCCCTGGCAGTTCTTCACCGATCACACCGATCCCGAACTCGCCGAGGCGGTACGGCGGGGCAGGCGCCGGGAGTTCGCGGCGCACGGCTGGGCGGAGGAGGACGTGCCCGACCCGCAGGACCCGGCGACCCGTGAACGCTCCTGCCTCGACTGGTCCGAGCCGGTGAGGGATCCGCACGCGCGCGTGCTGGCCTGGTACCGGAAGTTGATCGCCTTGCGCCGCGACGAACCGGACCTCTCCGACCCCGACCTGGAGGACGTGAAGGTCGCCCATGACGAGGACGCCGGCTGGCTGGCCTTCCGGCGCGGGGACGTACGGGTCGCCGTGAACCTCGCCAAGGAGACGGCCCGCATCCCCCTCGGCATCCGCCACGCGCGCGTACTGGCCGCGTGGGAGCCGGTGGGGCCGCCGGACGAGGAAGGGGTGCTGAGCCTGCCGGGCGAGTCGTGCGTGGTGCTGACGCAGGCGTGA
- a CDS encoding M14 family zinc carboxypeptidase, which translates to MDELGARAAALVARRPRDARLRRVGTSRGGTPLWLLSVGHGSRHALVVAGPHANEPVGGATVLRLAERALADPRLGEQADATWNLLLCLDPDGARRNEGWLSGPYTLGQYFRNFFRPGFLEQPEWLPDGAERAALPETRALLDLQDELRPFFQCSLHGVDVGGGFVELTRDLPGIAQRLAQAAARLGIPRELGPYDTLYWPPLGPAVYRIPPPRRGDLAAAITEAAVESTWFHPHRYGTVTAVVEAPMWGVTAVEDGSPHPDADALLRTVSRTLRRDTHRLEGLLARIHPHLAAVPDAARLLAPVDDYLLVGPGLADSWDPDIYDAGERPLPPLDTAHLTALGISGRRVALRTAGLLHQLARAAGREASGVLPELDGLIDEWCADYHDGYGARWIPVARQAEYQARVVLAAFELAGRPARVRSHSGESGWGSGTAVPMHTE; encoded by the coding sequence GTGGACGAGCTGGGCGCCCGTGCGGCCGCGCTCGTCGCCCGCCGTCCGCGCGACGCCCGGCTGCGCCGCGTGGGCACGTCCCGAGGCGGCACGCCCCTGTGGCTGCTCTCCGTCGGCCACGGCAGCCGCCACGCCCTCGTCGTCGCCGGACCCCACGCCAACGAGCCCGTCGGCGGCGCCACCGTCCTGCGGCTGGCCGAGCGGGCGCTGGCCGATCCGCGGCTCGGCGAGCAGGCCGACGCCACCTGGAACCTGCTGCTGTGCCTCGACCCCGACGGCGCGCGCCGCAACGAGGGCTGGCTGTCGGGCCCCTACACACTCGGCCAGTACTTCCGGAACTTCTTCCGCCCCGGCTTCCTGGAGCAGCCCGAATGGCTGCCCGACGGCGCGGAGCGCGCCGCCCTGCCCGAGACGCGCGCGCTGCTCGACCTCCAGGACGAACTGCGGCCGTTCTTCCAGTGCTCCCTGCACGGCGTGGACGTCGGCGGCGGCTTCGTCGAGCTGACCCGCGACCTGCCGGGAATCGCCCAGCGGCTCGCCCAGGCCGCGGCCCGGCTCGGCATCCCACGCGAACTCGGCCCGTACGACACCCTGTACTGGCCGCCCCTCGGCCCCGCCGTCTACCGCATCCCGCCGCCCCGCCGCGGTGATCTCGCCGCGGCGATCACGGAGGCCGCGGTCGAGTCGACCTGGTTCCACCCGCACCGCTACGGCACCGTCACGGCGGTCGTGGAGGCGCCCATGTGGGGCGTGACGGCCGTGGAGGACGGCTCGCCGCACCCCGACGCCGACGCGCTGCTGCGGACCGTCAGCCGCACACTGCGACGCGACACACACCGTCTGGAGGGCCTCCTGGCCCGTATCCACCCCCACCTGGCCGCCGTGCCGGACGCCGCCCGGCTGCTCGCCCCGGTCGACGACTATTTACTGGTCGGCCCCGGACTCGCCGACTCATGGGACCCCGACATCTACGACGCCGGGGAGCGGCCGCTGCCGCCCCTCGACACCGCCCACCTCACCGCCCTCGGTATCTCCGGCCGCCGGGTCGCGCTGCGCACCGCCGGGCTGCTGCACCAGCTCGCCAGGGCCGCCGGGCGCGAGGCGTCCGGTGTGCTGCCGGAGCTCGACGGGCTCATCGACGAGTGGTGCGCCGACTACCACGACGGCTACGGGGCGCGCTGGATCCCCGTCGCACGCCAGGCCGAGTACCAGGCGCGCGTGGTGCTCGCCGCGTTCGAACTCGCCGGACGGCCCGCGCGCGTGCGCTCCCATTCGGGTGAGTCCGGCTGGGGTTCGGGTACCGCTGTGCCGATGCATACGGAATGA
- a CDS encoding PDZ domain-containing protein: MEQPALRPPGPGQEPRPERRPHAAPHRGSGLPTLLFALIAGTVLMLSGVGIGPVGATVTGMGRLADLRRHAGALAHGPSAASASRHSRAPSGVQGSPLSTNAPADGRSNPARAPQRVTLGVEVVDAKAGGALVVGVHVPGPGHAAGLVRGDVLLALDGTRLGSAVDLAKAVAAARPGVAVRLSVRHANGARRRVTVTPGAGV; this comes from the coding sequence ATGGAACAGCCCGCGTTGCGTCCTCCGGGGCCCGGCCAGGAGCCCCGCCCCGAACGGCGCCCGCACGCCGCCCCGCACCGGGGCAGCGGCCTGCCGACCCTGCTCTTCGCCCTCATCGCCGGGACCGTCCTGATGCTGTCCGGCGTCGGAATCGGCCCGGTGGGCGCCACGGTGACCGGCATGGGCAGGCTGGCGGATCTGAGGCGGCACGCGGGCGCGCTGGCGCACGGACCGTCCGCAGCCTCAGCCTCGCGCCACTCGCGCGCACCCTCCGGTGTGCAGGGGTCCCCGCTCTCCACCAACGCGCCCGCCGACGGCAGGTCGAACCCCGCCAGGGCGCCCCAGCGGGTGACGCTGGGCGTCGAGGTCGTGGACGCCAAGGCCGGAGGCGCACTGGTGGTGGGCGTACACGTCCCGGGGCCGGGCCACGCGGCGGGCCTGGTGCGTGGAGACGTGCTGCTCGCTCTGGACGGGACGCGACTCGGTTCGGCCGTCGATCTCGCGAAAGCGGTCGCCGCGGCGCGCCCCGGTGTCGCGGTCAGGCTCAGCGTGCGCCATGCGAACGGCGCCCGTCGGCGCGTGACGGTCACGCCTGGGGCCGGTGTCTGA
- the lpdA gene encoding dihydrolipoyl dehydrogenase has product MDATSTPDVIVIGGGTGGYSTALRAAALGLTVVLVERDKVGGTCLHRGCIPSKAMLHAAELVDGIAEARERWGVKATLDAIDWAALVATRDDIVARNHRGVEAHLAHVGVRVVRGSARLTSARSVRVEGASGAHGSGVTAHDANAFTARRGIVLATGSRPRTLPGLAPDGRRVVTSDDALFAPGLPASVLVLGGGAIGVEYASLHRSMGAEVTLVEAADRIVPLEDADVSRHLTRGLKKRGIDVRTGARLLDAEVLDDGVRARVRTARGETRTVDAERLLVAVGRAPVTDGLDLAAAGLAADERGFVAPADWTRLETAVPGVHVVGDLLPPPSLGLAHASFAEGLLVAETLAGVPSMPVDYAAVPRVTYSSPQTASVGLGEAEARARGHEVDVNTMPLTAVAKGMVHGQGGMVKIVAERGGGQVLGVHLVGPHVSEMIAEGQLIVGWDAQPSDVARHIHAHPTLSEAVGEAFLTLAGRGLHQQ; this is encoded by the coding sequence ATGGACGCCACGAGCACACCCGATGTCATCGTCATCGGCGGCGGAACGGGTGGATACAGCACCGCCCTGCGCGCCGCCGCCCTCGGACTGACCGTCGTACTGGTGGAGCGCGACAAGGTCGGCGGGACCTGTCTGCACCGCGGTTGCATCCCGAGCAAGGCGATGCTGCACGCCGCCGAGCTGGTCGACGGCATCGCCGAGGCACGCGAACGCTGGGGTGTGAAGGCCACCTTGGACGCCATCGACTGGGCCGCGCTGGTCGCCACGCGCGACGACATCGTGGCGCGCAACCACCGGGGGGTGGAGGCGCATCTGGCTCACGTGGGCGTACGGGTCGTGCGGGGCAGCGCCCGGCTGACGAGTGCGCGGAGCGTGCGCGTCGAGGGCGCGAGCGGCGCGCACGGGAGCGGTGTGACGGCCCACGATGCGAACGCCTTCACCGCGCGCCGCGGGATCGTACTGGCCACCGGCTCACGGCCGCGTACGCTGCCGGGACTCGCCCCCGACGGGCGACGCGTGGTGACCAGCGACGACGCGCTGTTCGCGCCGGGGCTGCCGGCGTCCGTGCTGGTGCTCGGCGGGGGCGCGATCGGGGTCGAGTACGCCTCCCTGCACCGCTCCATGGGCGCGGAGGTCACCCTTGTGGAGGCGGCCGACCGGATCGTGCCGCTGGAGGACGCCGATGTCAGCCGCCATCTGACGCGCGGTCTGAAGAAGCGTGGCATCGACGTGCGGACGGGTGCGCGCCTTCTCGACGCCGAGGTGTTGGACGACGGGGTACGCGCGCGCGTGCGCACCGCCCGCGGCGAGACCCGTACGGTCGACGCGGAGCGGCTGCTCGTGGCCGTCGGACGGGCGCCCGTCACCGATGGGCTCGACCTGGCCGCGGCGGGCCTGGCGGCGGACGAACGGGGGTTCGTGGCGCCCGCCGACTGGACCCGGCTGGAGACGGCCGTGCCCGGCGTGCACGTCGTGGGCGACCTGCTGCCTCCACCGTCCCTCGGCCTTGCCCACGCGTCCTTCGCCGAAGGCCTGCTGGTGGCCGAGACGCTGGCCGGGGTGCCCTCGATGCCCGTCGACTACGCGGCCGTGCCCCGGGTCACGTACTCGTCTCCGCAGACCGCGTCCGTGGGACTGGGCGAGGCAGAGGCACGCGCGCGTGGGCATGAGGTGGACGTCAACACCATGCCGCTGACCGCCGTCGCCAAAGGCATGGTGCACGGGCAGGGCGGCATGGTGAAGATCGTCGCCGAGAGGGGTGGCGGACAGGTGCTCGGCGTGCACCTGGTGGGCCCCCACGTCTCCGAGATGATCGCCGAGGGCCAGCTGATCGTCGGCTGGGACGCGCAGCCGTCCGACGTGGCCCGGCACATCCATGCGCACCCCACGCTGTCAGAGGCGGTCGGGGAGGCGTTCCTCACGCTCGCGGGGCGCGGGTTGCATCAGCAGTGA
- a CDS encoding phosphotransferase family protein — translation MTQEPTPTAETVSRLARSLLHDGDGPAVAPVAEGHGHSTWWVGARHVLRLATDRDASARQRRELRLRDLVRPHVGIAVPTSVAYGEWAAGLGYTLDTRLSGVTGEEQDVSALGEADLAALLTGLREVPLRQAETFGVPRVPPRSLETLRTAAARAAGRLAEDDEFDPARLAQLTAPAAVQLAAQPGAAVLVHHNLWGEHLVVSGDGRVRGILGWTDALIGDPAEDIAALAVAVGAPAAVRAATLAGYGARPCLRGLWLARCDTLVRLASGLEGRDDTPLPLLRARLRRAWEAILLERVTELPGEESP, via the coding sequence ATGACCCAGGAACCGACACCGACGGCGGAGACCGTTAGCCGACTGGCCCGTTCCCTGCTCCACGACGGCGACGGACCGGCCGTGGCGCCCGTCGCCGAGGGCCACGGACATTCCACCTGGTGGGTCGGCGCGCGCCATGTACTGCGGCTGGCCACCGACCGTGACGCCTCCGCGCGCCAGCGCCGCGAACTGCGGCTGCGCGACCTGGTGCGGCCGCACGTCGGCATCGCGGTCCCGACGAGCGTCGCGTACGGAGAGTGGGCCGCCGGCCTCGGCTACACCCTCGACACCCGGCTGTCCGGCGTCACCGGCGAGGAACAGGACGTCTCGGCGCTCGGCGAAGCGGACCTGGCGGCGCTGCTCACCGGGCTGCGCGAGGTTCCCCTGCGCCAGGCCGAGACGTTCGGCGTCCCGCGCGTTCCGCCGCGTTCCCTGGAGACGCTGCGGACGGCAGCCGCGCGCGCCGCCGGACGCCTCGCCGAGGACGACGAGTTCGACCCCGCCCGGCTGGCCCAGCTCACCGCGCCCGCCGCCGTCCAGCTCGCCGCGCAGCCCGGCGCGGCCGTCCTCGTGCACCACAACCTCTGGGGCGAACATCTCGTGGTCAGCGGCGACGGGCGGGTGCGTGGCATCCTCGGCTGGACCGACGCCCTCATCGGTGACCCGGCCGAGGACATCGCCGCACTCGCCGTCGCCGTCGGCGCGCCCGCCGCCGTCCGCGCCGCCACCCTCGCCGGGTACGGCGCCCGCCCCTGCCTGCGCGGACTGTGGCTCGCCCGCTGCGACACGCTCGTCCGCCTCGCCTCCGGCCTGGAGGGCCGCGACGACACCCCACTGCCACTCCTGCGGGCCAGGCTGCGCCGGGCCTGGGAGGCGATCTTGTTGGAACGGGTCACGGAACTGCCGGGCGAAGAGTCCCCGTAG
- a CDS encoding SSI family serine proteinase inhibitor, with amino-acid sequence MTKTTLALRGVLLAAAALLTATPAQAAPGPAVPGNWLYLTVTKGDDRSRDIHGTLLMCNPPQGHLQAVRACAELAAVEGDIGRMPPRDTFCPMIYAPVTVSARGEWSGRQVDYSHTFVNMCDLAARTGAVFALPDQGPNRPVAGMRN; translated from the coding sequence ATGACGAAGACGACCCTGGCCCTGCGCGGCGTCCTGCTCGCCGCGGCCGCCTTGCTCACCGCGACCCCGGCCCAGGCCGCACCCGGGCCGGCGGTCCCGGGCAACTGGCTCTATCTGACCGTCACCAAGGGCGACGACCGTTCCAGGGACATCCACGGAACGCTCCTGATGTGCAACCCGCCCCAGGGGCATCTCCAGGCCGTCCGGGCCTGCGCGGAACTCGCCGCGGTGGAGGGGGACATCGGCCGTATGCCGCCCCGGGACACGTTCTGCCCGATGATCTACGCCCCGGTGACCGTGTCCGCGCGCGGCGAGTGGAGCGGCCGTCAGGTCGACTACAGCCACACCTTCGTGAACATGTGCGACCTGGCGGCGAGGACCGGGGCGGTGTTCGCGCTGCCGGACCAGGGGCCGAACCGGCCGGTGGCGGGCATGCGGAACTGA
- a CDS encoding aminopeptidase P family protein, whose protein sequence is MTGTPAAPDRSGPAPFTAEDYAARMRRATEAAVTAGLDGLLIAPGPDLVWLTGYRPVETERLTLLVLRPGHEPVLVVPTLEAPDAAEAAGASALTLRDWTDGKDPYETAGSLLARSGRYGISDNAWALHLLGLRERLPQIDHVALTRALPMLRAVKDAAELDRLASAGAAADATYEEIRKVRFAGRREREVAADLADLLRRSGHTQVDFTIVASGPNGANPHHEAGDRVIERGDMVVLDFGGLKHGYGSDTSRTVHVGEPTDEERTVHDLVRAAQEAGFRAVRPGAACQDVDRAARAVIADAGYGEYFIHRTGHGIGVTTHEPPYMIEGEEQPLVPGMCFSVEPGVYLPGRFGVRIEDIVTVTEDGGRRLNNTSREMAIVD, encoded by the coding sequence ATGACCGGCACGCCCGCAGCGCCCGACAGGAGCGGTCCCGCGCCCTTCACCGCCGAGGACTACGCGGCCCGGATGCGACGTGCCACGGAGGCCGCCGTCACGGCAGGGCTCGACGGGCTGCTGATCGCGCCCGGTCCCGACCTGGTGTGGCTGACCGGATACCGGCCGGTGGAGACCGAGCGTCTCACGCTGCTGGTGCTGCGGCCCGGACACGAGCCCGTCCTCGTCGTGCCCACCCTGGAGGCACCCGACGCGGCGGAGGCAGCCGGCGCGTCCGCGCTGACGCTGCGCGACTGGACCGACGGCAAGGACCCGTACGAGACGGCCGGCTCCCTGCTCGCCCGCAGCGGCCGCTACGGCATCAGCGACAACGCCTGGGCCCTGCACCTGCTCGGCCTGCGCGAACGGCTCCCGCAGATCGACCACGTCGCCCTCACCCGCGCCCTGCCGATGCTGCGGGCCGTCAAGGACGCCGCGGAACTCGACCGGTTGGCGTCCGCGGGCGCGGCCGCGGACGCGACCTACGAGGAGATCCGGAAGGTTCGCTTCGCCGGACGCCGGGAGCGGGAGGTCGCCGCGGACCTCGCCGATCTGCTGCGGCGGTCCGGTCACACGCAGGTCGATTTCACCATCGTCGCCTCGGGCCCCAACGGCGCCAACCCGCACCACGAGGCCGGCGACCGCGTCATCGAGCGCGGCGACATGGTCGTCCTCGACTTCGGCGGCCTCAAGCACGGCTACGGCTCCGACACCTCCCGCACCGTCCACGTCGGCGAACCGACCGACGAGGAGCGCACGGTGCACGACCTGGTGCGCGCGGCTCAGGAGGCGGGCTTCCGGGCGGTCAGGCCGGGTGCGGCCTGCCAGGACGTGGACCGCGCGGCCCGCGCGGTCATCGCCGACGCCGGGTACGGCGAGTACTTCATCCACCGCACCGGACACGGCATCGGCGTGACCACCCACGAGCCGCCGTACATGATCGAGGGCGAGGAACAACCCCTCGTTCCCGGCATGTGCTTCTCCGTGGAGCCCGGCGTCTATCTGCCCGGCCGTTTCGGCGTCCGCATCGAGGACATCGTGACGGTGACCGAGGACGGCGGACGCCGTCTCAACAACACATCCCGCGAGATGGCCATAGTCGACTGA